One Thermoproteota archaeon DNA segment encodes these proteins:
- a CDS encoding PfkB family carbohydrate kinase yields the protein MDYVAVGHITVDELDGLVRLGGGVSYGSAFAAGLGLVAKVVSRVGTDLTDELLRPLREAGVDLSGVRRSCERTTRFVIRLKESSEVSGLAYRCDPIAPSDLEGVEAGVIHLAPVAREVSREVAYAAINSGSLVLLDLQGVIRTFDDGFGLDGTLAGEFEGLDLVVHANLQEARAITGEDNPMNAAERLSSMFWMSSVTLGRRGAVISSPEGFVMARAPEVESLDDVGAGDVFTAALGIALWRGYSLEDAARFSVAAAAASTRRRGPVPVAREEVESLMPKVEVSWL from the coding sequence TAGACTAGGTGGAGGTGTTTCCTACGGATCAGCCTTCGCCGCTGGCTTGGGACTTGTAGCCAAGGTTGTTTCTAGGGTCGGTACCGACCTGACCGACGAGCTGCTCCGTCCCCTCAGGGAGGCGGGAGTGGACCTGAGTGGCGTGAGGAGGTCATGCGAGAGGACGACGAGGTTCGTCATCAGGCTAAAGGAGAGCAGCGAGGTCTCAGGGCTCGCGTACAGGTGCGACCCAATCGCCCCCTCAGATCTGGAGGGAGTCGAGGCGGGCGTTATCCATCTGGCTCCGGTGGCTAGGGAGGTGAGCAGGGAAGTGGCATACGCGGCGATCAACTCGGGATCCCTAGTATTGCTGGACCTGCAGGGCGTGATAAGGACATTCGATGACGGTTTTGGGCTCGATGGCACGCTAGCTGGGGAGTTCGAGGGCCTCGATCTGGTGGTGCACGCTAACCTCCAAGAGGCGAGGGCCATCACGGGAGAGGATAATCCAATGAACGCGGCGGAGCGCCTCTCCTCGATGTTCTGGATGTCCTCGGTCACCTTGGGGAGGAGGGGGGCAGTGATATCATCGCCTGAGGGGTTCGTGATGGCTAGGGCTCCGGAGGTAGAGTCCCTAGACGACGTCGGTGCCGGGGATGTCTTCACCGCCGCGTTGGGGATAGCGCTGTGGAGAGGCTATTCCTTGGAGGATGCTGCCAGGTTCTCCGTGGCGGCGGCTGCCGCCTCGACAAGGAGAAGGGGGCCCGTCCCAGTAGCTCGGGAGGAAGTGGAGTCACTCATGCCCAAGGTCGAGGTATCATGGCTCTGA
- a CDS encoding ATP-binding protein — protein MIARFVNREKELEFLERAYRSPVPQLLVIYGRRRIGKTELVLRFLRDKPHIYYLADLESGLSQLKRFKRSAEVLLQDETFRRAEFRDWEDLFVALLDRWGGERRLIIAIDEFPNLVRVNPAFPSILQRVWDLYLSREDVMLILTGSSVSVMEDEVLSSKSPLYGRRTGQWKLGPISPEYLGEFLPYKEEDLARTYGVTGGVPHYLNLFDPNLPFWDNVERLALSKGGFLYEEADFLLRGELRDPSNYKSILEALARGATRLGEVCNLTGLDRGLVSKYLSVLERLDVVAGERPYGSGPKSRRKRYRIRDPYMRFYFRYIQPNKWMIESGLGSELRREVEADYDNFMGLTMEEICREVLPRRFSARRVGKWWGGEGDLDLIMRGAKTVMVECKWGTAKVRNEVRRMRRLTSIVGIRADLYVIVARRFEGRPESGVKLISLRELLSPPKL, from the coding sequence ATGATCGCTAGGTTCGTAAACAGGGAGAAGGAGCTGGAGTTCCTTGAAAGGGCCTACAGATCCCCAGTACCCCAGCTGTTGGTTATCTACGGAAGGAGGAGGATAGGAAAGACCGAGCTGGTCCTGAGGTTCCTGAGGGACAAGCCCCACATCTACTACTTGGCTGACTTGGAGTCGGGACTTTCCCAGCTGAAGAGGTTCAAGAGGTCCGCCGAGGTCCTGCTGCAGGACGAGACCTTCAGGAGAGCAGAATTCAGGGACTGGGAGGACCTGTTCGTCGCCCTCTTGGACAGGTGGGGGGGTGAAAGGAGGCTCATAATAGCCATAGACGAATTCCCGAACTTGGTGAGGGTAAATCCGGCATTTCCCTCCATACTCCAGAGGGTGTGGGACCTCTACCTCTCTAGGGAAGATGTGATGCTCATACTCACGGGTTCATCCGTCTCCGTGATGGAGGACGAGGTCCTCAGCTCCAAGTCTCCCCTTTACGGCAGGAGAACGGGTCAATGGAAGCTGGGACCAATCAGCCCTGAATACCTAGGGGAATTCCTTCCCTATAAGGAGGAAGATCTGGCGAGGACCTATGGGGTGACCGGTGGGGTCCCCCACTACCTCAACCTGTTCGATCCCAACCTCCCCTTCTGGGATAATGTGGAGAGGCTAGCCCTGAGCAAGGGAGGGTTCCTGTACGAGGAAGCTGACTTCCTGCTAAGGGGGGAGCTGAGGGACCCTTCGAACTACAAGAGCATCTTGGAGGCTCTGGCTAGGGGTGCTACTAGACTGGGGGAAGTGTGCAACCTGACGGGACTGGACAGGGGGCTCGTGTCCAAGTACCTCAGCGTCTTGGAGAGGTTGGATGTGGTGGCGGGGGAGAGGCCCTACGGCTCAGGCCCCAAGAGTAGGAGGAAGAGGTACAGGATAAGGGACCCCTACATGAGGTTCTACTTCAGGTACATCCAGCCCAACAAGTGGATGATAGAATCCGGCCTCGGAAGCGAGCTGAGGAGGGAGGTCGAGGCCGATTACGACAACTTCATGGGTCTCACGATGGAAGAGATATGCAGAGAGGTGCTCCCACGCCGATTCAGCGCCAGGAGGGTTGGGAAGTGGTGGGGCGGAGAGGGGGATCTGGATCTGATTATGAGGGGCGCGAAAACCGTGATGGTTGAGTGCAAGTGGGGAACGGCCAAGGTGAGGAATGAGGTCCGAAGGATGAGAAGGCTGACCTCGATAGTGGGAATCAGAGCGGACCTTTACGTGATAGTAGCCAGGAGATTCGAGGGAAGGCCCGAGAGTGGTGTAAAGCTCATCTCCTTGAGGGAGCTGCTGAGCCCTCCTAAACTTTAA
- a CDS encoding iron-sulfur cluster assembly protein, which yields MGTGLSGEEKEEIRRRVIEALKTVYDPEIPVNVYDLGLVYRVEVDDEGNVTVDMTLTSPGCPVAEMVLNMAEAAIMERLPDREVKVNLVWEPFWTPDKVNEEGRKKLEEIYGYDFVGEWLKRQRGGQVG from the coding sequence ATGGGGACGGGGCTCTCCGGCGAGGAGAAGGAGGAAATCAGGAGAAGGGTCATAGAGGCTCTCAAAACGGTTTATGACCCCGAAATACCGGTTAACGTCTACGACTTAGGGCTGGTTTATCGGGTAGAGGTTGACGATGAGGGTAACGTGACGGTGGACATGACCCTCACCTCTCCCGGCTGTCCCGTCGCTGAGATGGTGCTGAACATGGCGGAGGCGGCGATCATGGAGAGACTGCCCGACAGGGAGGTGAAGGTCAACCTAGTATGGGAGCCCTTCTGGACGCCCGACAAGGTCAATGAGGAGGGTAGGAAGAAGCTAGAGGAGATTTACGGTTACGATTTCGTCGGAGAGTGGTTGAAGAGACAGAGGGGTGGTCAGGTTGGGTAG
- a CDS encoding Panacea domain-containing protein yields MGRNREYVAYVMSRLGCVHPFRISRILLLADWLSMERRNKRLTNLTYVKEEFGFYVEELTGIMEELQDEGCVIKREERKCLEYTCSEPEISEEDREILEEVISEVKDLDDRELNRRVLSDPRYREGSP; encoded by the coding sequence TTGGGTAGGAACCGGGAATATGTGGCTTACGTGATGAGCCGGCTCGGCTGCGTTCACCCCTTCAGGATCTCCAGAATACTCTTACTGGCCGACTGGCTTTCAATGGAGAGGAGGAACAAGAGGCTCACTAATCTAACCTACGTGAAGGAGGAGTTCGGGTTCTACGTGGAGGAGCTCACGGGCATAATGGAAGAGCTACAGGATGAGGGGTGCGTGATCAAGAGAGAGGAGAGGAAGTGCCTAGAGTACACATGCAGCGAGCCTGAGATATCGGAGGAGGACAGGGAGATACTTGAGGAGGTCATATCCGAGGTCAAGGACCTAGATGATAGGGAGCTCAACAGGCGCGTGCTCTCCGATCCGAGGTACAGGGAGGGATCACCATGA
- a CDS encoding ATP-binding protein gives MIVSVSGGKGGTGKSTVAVNLAILLAEGRKLVMADLDVEDPNDHILLGVSLEGERPVNIMLPFIRYDDCIKCGECGRVCDTGAMLISPDGLPYVIPRLCSGCRACYFVCPTRAIVEGERTIGYTYHTVVERGSKFDLVTGVLREGEEHTPPAVLAARERAFSLPADLYMVDTSAGTSNSVATAMDGSRLVIAVTEPTPLGLHDLELILRLTQKMGIETWVVMNRSGLGSEERHEEVVRRYGSEIVARIPYSKRIVESYVRGEPIVLLHPDSEEAQVFRELASMIEGVI, from the coding sequence ATGATCGTCTCTGTGTCAGGCGGTAAGGGAGGCACGGGGAAGTCGACGGTCGCCGTCAACTTGGCCATACTGCTGGCCGAGGGAAGGAAGCTGGTGATGGCCGACTTGGACGTGGAGGACCCCAACGACCACATCCTGCTGGGGGTGAGCTTGGAGGGGGAGAGGCCGGTGAACATAATGCTCCCCTTCATAAGGTACGATGATTGCATAAAATGCGGCGAGTGCGGACGCGTTTGCGACACCGGAGCCATGCTGATAAGCCCCGATGGCCTCCCCTACGTAATTCCTAGGTTGTGCAGCGGATGCAGGGCCTGCTATTTCGTCTGCCCCACGAGGGCGATAGTCGAGGGCGAGAGGACCATCGGGTACACCTACCACACGGTGGTGGAGAGAGGAAGCAAGTTCGACTTGGTGACGGGGGTGCTCAGGGAGGGAGAGGAGCACACGCCTCCCGCCGTTCTAGCTGCGAGGGAGAGGGCCTTCTCCTTGCCCGCGGACCTCTACATGGTGGATACATCGGCTGGCACGAGCAACTCGGTAGCCACGGCCATGGACGGCTCTCGCTTGGTTATAGCAGTGACGGAGCCCACTCCCCTTGGACTTCACGACTTGGAGCTGATACTCAGGTTGACCCAGAAGATGGGAATAGAGACGTGGGTAGTGATGAACAGGTCTGGCTTGGGATCGGAGGAGAGGCACGAGGAGGTGGTGAGGCGCTACGGGTCGGAGATAGTGGCTAGAATACCGTATTCTAAGAGAATAGTCGAGTCCTATGTCAGGGGAGAGCCCATAGTCCTCCTTCATCCCGACTCGGAGGAAGCTCAGGTGTTCAGGGAGCTGGCGTCTATGATCGAGGGGGTGATCTGA
- a CDS encoding ATP-binding protein, with protein sequence MEMAIASGKGGVGKSTVSATIAITLARRRKVIAVDADADAPNMHLILGLGEEWEWEQPYSESMVARIVTEKCIKCGECRAVCPYKAIYVDEEGNYMVNPVICEGCETCSLVCPVKGAIVREETLSGMLRMTRTRYGFPLISARLDPGRPNSGKLVTEEKTKAKEMADDDTVIVVDSAAGIGCQVVSSLAGANMAILVAEPTPASFNALKRVHKLTKHFMQPAAVVINKWDMNPDLAAEIEAYARENNLDMLGKIPFDDSIPKSMAMMVPVTEAFPDSPASKALLDVARRVEAILDEWSSWFMRFRPKKPEPYRPIIIKPEGF encoded by the coding sequence TTGGAGATGGCCATAGCCAGTGGTAAGGGAGGGGTGGGTAAGTCAACGGTGTCGGCCACGATAGCGATCACGCTGGCGAGGAGGAGGAAGGTGATAGCGGTGGATGCCGACGCCGATGCCCCGAACATGCACCTAATACTCGGTTTGGGCGAGGAGTGGGAGTGGGAGCAACCATATAGCGAGTCCATGGTGGCGAGGATAGTGACGGAGAAGTGCATAAAATGCGGCGAGTGCAGGGCCGTCTGTCCTTACAAGGCCATATACGTGGACGAGGAGGGAAACTACATGGTGAATCCTGTAATTTGTGAGGGATGTGAGACCTGCTCCCTCGTCTGTCCCGTTAAAGGGGCGATAGTTAGGGAGGAGACGCTCTCCGGGATGCTGAGAATGACCCGAACAAGGTACGGGTTTCCTTTAATATCGGCGAGGCTGGATCCCGGGAGGCCAAACTCAGGCAAGCTCGTCACAGAGGAGAAGACGAAGGCCAAGGAGATGGCCGACGATGATACTGTAATAGTGGTTGACTCCGCAGCGGGCATCGGGTGTCAAGTCGTGTCCAGCCTCGCAGGGGCCAACATGGCCATTCTCGTGGCGGAACCTACCCCGGCGAGCTTCAACGCCCTGAAGAGGGTCCACAAGCTCACAAAGCACTTCATGCAACCCGCTGCGGTGGTGATAAACAAGTGGGACATGAACCCCGATCTAGCGGCGGAGATAGAGGCCTACGCGAGGGAGAACAACCTCGATATGTTGGGCAAGATACCCTTCGACGACAGCATACCGAAAAGCATGGCCATGATGGTCCCGGTCACCGAAGCGTTCCCCGATAGCCCGGCCTCCAAGGCCTTGCTTGACGTTGCTAGGAGGGTGGAGGCCATCTTGGACGAGTGGTCCTCCTGGTTCATGAGGTTCAGGCCCAAGAAGCCCGAGCCATATAGGCCCATCATTATAAAGCCGGAAGGCTTCTGA
- a CDS encoding NifB/NifX family molybdenum-iron cluster-binding protein, protein MRIAFATEENNGLNSVVSSRFGRARYFVIVDYEGGEVKSYRVEVNPGSEARSGAGIKAVQKLINERVNVAVAGSFGPNAMTALEEMGVRHVGMSGITVEEALNRLKNQL, encoded by the coding sequence ATGAGGATAGCGTTCGCTACAGAGGAGAACAACGGCCTGAATTCTGTGGTGAGTAGCAGGTTCGGTAGAGCCCGCTACTTCGTTATAGTGGATTACGAGGGAGGGGAGGTGAAGAGCTACAGGGTCGAGGTGAACCCCGGATCCGAGGCGCGGAGCGGCGCGGGGATAAAGGCCGTGCAGAAGCTGATAAACGAGAGGGTGAACGTGGCAGTGGCTGGCTCCTTCGGACCGAATGCCATGACCGCGCTGGAGGAGATGGGGGTAAGGCACGTGGGGATGAGCGGTATAACTGTTGAGGAGGCCCTTAACAGGTTGAAGAATCAGCTCTGA
- a CDS encoding SDR family NAD(P)-dependent oxidoreductase gives MLLEDKVALVTGGTSGIGLSTAELFLKEGARVAIMGRNEERGRGALERLKNLGEISFHRGDVSKEEDAERVVREVVSKYGRIDVLVNAAGVFTGAPLSEMRVKEWDRTIAVNLRGTFLMTKFSLPHMGEAIVNVSSTAGVSPYPRGTAYCSAKAAVIAFSKALALELAERGIRVNVVAPGLTDTPMLRGIAGSEERMREFASLVPMGRIATPEEVAEAILFLASPKAKYVTGQVLVVDGGMTAGRVTTAGSRYAER, from the coding sequence ATGCTGCTGGAGGATAAGGTGGCCCTCGTAACTGGCGGCACATCTGGGATAGGTCTCTCTACCGCTGAACTCTTCCTCAAGGAGGGCGCCAGAGTAGCGATCATGGGGAGAAACGAGGAGAGAGGTAGGGGGGCTCTAGAAAGGCTCAAGAACTTGGGGGAGATCTCCTTCCACAGGGGAGATGTGTCCAAGGAGGAAGACGCTGAGAGAGTCGTTAGGGAGGTGGTATCCAAGTACGGCAGGATCGACGTACTGGTCAATGCGGCAGGCGTCTTCACTGGAGCCCCGTTAAGTGAGATGAGAGTGAAAGAATGGGACAGGACCATAGCCGTGAACTTGAGGGGGACGTTCCTCATGACCAAGTTCTCATTGCCCCACATGGGTGAGGCCATAGTGAATGTGAGCTCCACCGCAGGGGTCAGCCCCTACCCCAGAGGAACGGCTTACTGCTCAGCGAAGGCCGCTGTTATCGCTTTCTCCAAGGCTTTAGCCCTTGAACTAGCTGAAAGGGGTATAAGGGTAAATGTAGTGGCTCCAGGCCTGACAGATACGCCCATGCTGAGGGGAATAGCGGGAAGCGAGGAGAGGATGAGGGAATTCGCTTCCCTAGTACCCATGGGGAGGATAGCCACGCCGGAAGAGGTGGCGGAGGCTATACTCTTTCTAGCTTCCCCCAAAGCTAAGTACGTGACCGGGCAGGTCTTGGTAGTTGATGGAGGTATGACGGCTGGCAGAGTCACAACGGCGGGTTCTAGGTATGCTGAGCGTTGA
- a CDS encoding oligosaccharide flippase family protein: MVLAPRDLMRNALGQEGLRLVTAGNMAVVVLGALTWLILAKLLSVNEYGRANFFLSLGVLVASFTGLGLPTTIQTFLPKGEDELVPPAVVLVMITSLAAGIPLAIFHPSLPLIVLSNSLFGLVLKERLGRRKYMSFAILQGVSRLSILVIVLALVPVWGIDAVLYGFSIVYLLLSLRICSEVRGFRNLGALRRHMGFSLMSLLTGAVATMGARLDKVLVGALYGETTLGYYQLAFQFYSAMLVIPSSLGSYLLPEKSSGRRTKLVELMGLGLSALTATAGFFIIPVVIEKLFPRFYPVSSEVAQIAALAIIFDAAFVIWSAGKYSEEDPKAVLLVNSLSLSVFVILILYLGSSMGVVGLAIALLTYRAVASLLGFIEGRVSGRINAQHT, encoded by the coding sequence TTGGTACTCGCCCCAAGGGACCTCATGAGGAATGCATTAGGTCAAGAAGGGCTGAGGCTGGTAACGGCCGGTAACATGGCAGTTGTGGTCTTGGGAGCCCTTACATGGCTGATACTAGCTAAGCTCCTTTCTGTTAACGAGTACGGTAGAGCGAATTTCTTCCTCTCTCTGGGAGTTCTCGTAGCTAGCTTCACTGGCTTAGGTCTCCCTACTACTATCCAGACCTTCCTGCCTAAGGGAGAGGATGAGCTGGTTCCACCCGCTGTTGTTCTAGTGATGATCACATCGCTCGCCGCTGGCATTCCCTTAGCGATTTTCCATCCATCCCTCCCGCTGATAGTGCTATCCAACTCCCTATTCGGTTTAGTTCTCAAGGAGAGGCTCGGCAGGAGGAAATACATGAGCTTCGCCATCCTCCAAGGGGTTAGTCGTCTATCGATTCTGGTAATAGTGCTAGCTCTAGTCCCCGTCTGGGGAATCGACGCGGTTCTTTATGGGTTCTCTATTGTGTACCTGCTGTTATCTCTTCGGATCTGTTCGGAAGTCAGGGGATTCAGGAACCTTGGGGCGCTCAGGAGGCATATGGGCTTCTCCCTAATGTCGCTACTCACCGGGGCTGTGGCCACCATGGGGGCGAGATTGGACAAAGTGCTCGTGGGCGCCCTCTATGGTGAGACCACACTGGGATACTATCAGCTGGCTTTCCAATTCTACTCTGCCATGCTAGTGATACCTTCCAGCTTGGGGAGCTATCTCCTGCCAGAGAAATCGTCGGGTAGGAGGACAAAGCTAGTAGAGCTCATGGGGCTGGGTCTCTCTGCCCTCACCGCAACCGCTGGCTTCTTCATCATCCCTGTCGTTATTGAGAAACTGTTCCCGAGGTTCTATCCCGTGAGCTCAGAGGTAGCTCAGATAGCAGCTTTAGCTATAATATTCGACGCTGCCTTCGTAATATGGTCAGCTGGGAAGTATAGTGAGGAGGATCCGAAGGCTGTGCTGCTGGTGAATTCGCTTTCCCTTTCCGTATTCGTGATCTTAATACTCTACCTTGGCTCCTCCATGGGTGTAGTGGGCCTGGCCATTGCTCTCCTCACCTACAGGGCTGTGGCCTCCCTGCTGGGGTTTATAGAGGGTAGGGTCAGCGGTCGGATCAACGCTCAGCATACCTAG
- a CDS encoding glycosyltransferase family 4 protein — translation MGSGVVRVLWFNWRDLRNPESGGAEIYTHNIAKRLVRRGIEVTLFTSNFSGGSELERIDGVEIIRRGKGLSVFKEAKKFCERHHGEYDVIVDEINTRPFMVVKRVGESRTLALIHQLAREFWFYETPLPLAVIGYAFLERWWLRRYRGVTTITVSRSTEEDLRNLGFRDIRIVLNGVNVDPLDSVPKKSDFPTVIYVGRMKRAKKPEDAIKAFLIVRRRLKDIRLWMVGEGYLRRDLERRYGRIVKFFGYLPSREKDLLVRRSWVILVPGVREGWGQVITDANALGTPAIGYDIKGLRDSIKHGYNGFLVSPKPEAMARVLERVLVDEELREELSRNALSWARQFNWDRSALEFESIVREIAERKQ, via the coding sequence ATCGGATCAGGAGTTGTTAGAGTACTCTGGTTTAATTGGAGAGATTTAAGGAACCCGGAGTCGGGAGGAGCTGAGATTTATACCCATAACATAGCTAAGAGGCTCGTTAGACGAGGGATCGAGGTGACTCTCTTTACATCCAATTTCAGCGGAGGTTCTGAGCTGGAGAGGATAGATGGAGTTGAGATCATTAGGCGTGGCAAGGGGCTCTCTGTGTTCAAAGAGGCTAAAAAGTTCTGTGAAAGACATCACGGGGAGTACGACGTTATAGTAGATGAGATAAACACTAGGCCCTTCATGGTGGTTAAAAGGGTAGGGGAGAGTAGAACGCTGGCCCTTATACACCAACTGGCTAGGGAATTCTGGTTTTATGAAACCCCCCTACCTCTGGCAGTCATAGGCTATGCCTTCCTAGAGAGGTGGTGGTTGAGGAGATACAGGGGAGTCACAACGATCACAGTATCAAGATCCACCGAGGAAGACCTAAGGAATCTGGGATTCAGGGATATCAGAATCGTACTTAATGGAGTAAACGTCGATCCCCTAGATAGCGTCCCAAAGAAGAGCGATTTTCCTACTGTGATTTATGTGGGTAGGATGAAGAGGGCGAAAAAACCAGAAGACGCTATCAAGGCCTTTCTAATAGTAAGAAGGAGATTAAAAGACATTCGTCTATGGATGGTGGGCGAAGGATACTTGAGGAGGGATTTAGAGAGGAGATATGGAAGAATCGTGAAATTCTTCGGCTATCTTCCCTCTAGAGAGAAGGATCTCTTGGTGAGGAGATCTTGGGTCATCTTGGTTCCAGGTGTCAGGGAGGGATGGGGACAGGTTATCACGGATGCCAACGCTCTCGGGACACCAGCCATCGGGTACGATATCAAGGGCCTGAGGGACTCAATCAAGCATGGATATAATGGTTTTCTAGTTTCGCCTAAACCGGAGGCCATGGCGAGGGTGCTAGAGAGAGTCCTCGTAGACGAGGAGTTAAGAGAAGAACTGAGTAGAAATGCCCTCTCTTGGGCGAGGCAATTCAATTGGGATAGGAGCGCTTTAGAGTTCGAGAGTATTGTGCGGGAAATAGCTGAGAGGAAGCAGTAG
- a CDS encoding glycosyltransferase family 2 protein, whose translation MGAMVKGSSSGFIEISVIIPAYNEEFSIKNTIEKLAAILSDITNDWEIIVVDDGSDDHTWGVVLALQRVLPQLIAVRLTSNMGKGYALRRGFMESRGKIIMFLDADGDIDPSMIPLYLRVLSESRADVVIGSKRHADSVVTYPSRIRYLASRVFSALARIFLGIPYSDTQTGMKIFKKYVLNDILPLVTDAGFVSDSEMLAIAHKAGFRVIEVPVIVNYSSKSTVTLTTILSMLISLIKLSISLRTRRITRSIVQREVVSRSGESDQELLEYSGLIGEI comes from the coding sequence ATGGGAGCCATGGTGAAGGGATCAAGCTCCGGGTTCATTGAAATCTCTGTAATAATCCCGGCTTATAACGAGGAGTTCTCTATCAAAAATACGATCGAAAAGCTTGCGGCGATATTGAGTGATATAACTAACGATTGGGAGATTATAGTAGTTGATGACGGCAGCGACGATCACACATGGGGGGTAGTACTGGCCCTGCAACGTGTCCTTCCACAGTTGATTGCTGTAAGATTAACCTCTAACATGGGAAAGGGGTATGCCTTAAGAAGGGGATTCATGGAATCCCGTGGCAAGATAATAATGTTCTTAGACGCTGATGGGGATATAGATCCATCAATGATCCCATTATACCTCAGAGTTCTTTCGGAAAGTAGAGCAGATGTTGTCATAGGTTCTAAGAGACATGCAGATTCCGTTGTCACCTATCCCTCACGTATCAGATATTTGGCTAGCCGAGTATTCTCCGCACTAGCTAGGATCTTTTTGGGGATTCCTTATAGCGATACCCAAACTGGAATGAAGATATTTAAGAAATATGTGCTAAATGACATACTCCCCTTAGTAACTGATGCAGGTTTCGTGAGCGATTCTGAGATGCTCGCTATAGCTCACAAGGCGGGATTCAGGGTGATAGAGGTCCCTGTTATAGTGAACTACTCCAGCAAAAGCACTGTGACTCTGACGACTATCTTATCTATGCTCATATCTTTGATCAAGCTATCCATATCCCTCCGCACTAGGAGAATAACGCGTTCGATTGTCCAGAGGGAGGTGGTCTCCCGATCGGGAGAATCGGATCAGGAGTTGTTAGAGTACTCTGGTTTAATTGGAGAGATTTAA
- a CDS encoding glycosyltransferase family A protein: MVIPTKNSSRTLDVCLKSVLNQTYPNLEIIVVDNFSEDGTIKIAEKYGAIVIKASSERSAAKNIGLRRARGEYIIFIDSDMELSPTLIEECVEVAQSSPNFGGAIIPERSVGSSWWVTVRNFERSFYSGTQIESARFFRRDLALMVGGFDEDLVFFEEATLPSKLRMAGYNVDYRVGSFIYHHEEDFSLIRWLKKKYYYGKTLALYLDRYGEYTADDQLNPLRRVSIFLRNRRFYSHPGLAMGVLILKLMEFISVLAGHINGEVIPSLLSDLSRKVRKLANRVSRERVNPSRNHS, translated from the coding sequence GTGGTTATACCAACTAAGAACTCCAGTAGGACCCTAGACGTATGCTTGAAGTCTGTCCTAAATCAGACTTACCCAAATCTAGAAATAATAGTCGTTGACAACTTTAGCGAGGATGGAACCATTAAGATAGCCGAGAAGTACGGGGCTATTGTAATTAAAGCATCCTCAGAGAGGTCTGCTGCTAAGAATATAGGGCTAAGGAGGGCGAGAGGTGAGTACATAATTTTTATAGACTCGGACATGGAGCTCAGCCCCACTTTAATAGAAGAATGCGTGGAGGTAGCCCAGTCCTCTCCCAACTTTGGGGGAGCTATTATACCAGAGAGGTCTGTAGGAAGTTCTTGGTGGGTTACCGTCAGGAATTTCGAGAGATCATTCTACTCAGGCACTCAAATTGAGTCAGCCAGGTTCTTTAGGCGTGATCTAGCCCTGATGGTAGGTGGTTTCGATGAGGATCTGGTATTTTTCGAGGAGGCCACTCTCCCTAGCAAGCTGAGGATGGCAGGATATAACGTCGATTACAGGGTGGGCAGCTTTATTTACCACCATGAGGAGGACTTCTCTCTAATAAGGTGGCTCAAGAAGAAATACTACTATGGCAAGACTCTAGCGCTTTACTTGGATAGATATGGGGAGTACACGGCGGATGATCAGTTAAACCCGTTGAGAAGGGTCTCAATATTCCTTAGAAATAGGAGGTTCTACTCTCACCCAGGGTTGGCTATGGGGGTCCTTATCCTCAAGCTGATGGAGTTTATATCCGTTCTAGCGGGTCACATAAATGGAGAGGTTATACCTAGTCTTCTGAGTGATCTGAGCAGGAAGGTGAGGAAACTCGCTAATAGAGTGAGTAGGGAGAGAGTCAATCCCAGTAGAAACCACTCATAA